Proteins encoded within one genomic window of Eleutherodactylus coqui strain aEleCoq1 chromosome 1, aEleCoq1.hap1, whole genome shotgun sequence:
- the LOC136615390 gene encoding olfactory receptor 52A1-like, with amino-acid sequence MMNSSFYPTYFLLVGIPGLEHEHIWISIPFCIVYILALLGNIMVMTVILISPRLHQPMFIFLSMLAFNDSLLSTTISPKILSILWFGDRAISFNGCLLQMFFIHSFTSIESGFLLSMAYDRYVAIYKPLRYNSIITSRLIFKLVFVLLVRAVILVSPCLFLIKRFLAFKTNIIAHSYCEHMAVVKLADADIRVNSIWGLFVAFSIVGSDLIFILLSYIMIFNVIFHLPSTDARLKVFNTCIPHICVFLSLYSMGIFSFLSHRSGRKIPPYIHIIFSDFYLLVPPMLNPLVYGIKTNLIREEIRRILWKH; translated from the coding sequence ATGATGAATTCCTCCTTCTATCCCACCTACTTCCTACTAGTTGGTATTCCGGGATTAGAACATGAACATATCTGGATCTCAATCCCTTTCTGTATTGTCTACATATTAGCTTTGCTGGGGAACATCATGGTCATGACTGTCATCCTCATATCTCCGAGACTCCACCAGCCTATGTTTATATTCCTCTCCATGTTGGCATTTAATGACAGTCTACTTTCTACGACCATTTCACCCAAAATATTGTCCATCCTCTGGTTCGGTGATAGAGCCATTAGCTTTAATGGATGTCTTCTTCAGATGTTCTTCATTCACTCCTTCACCAGTATTGAATCTGGGTTTTTGCTTTCCATGGCTTATGACCGGTATGTTGCCATATATAAGCCTCTTAGGTATAACTCCATTATAACCAGTAGACTGATATTCAAGCTAGTCTTTGTGCTTCTAGTCAGAGCAGTTATTCTAGTCAGTCCCTGTCTTTTTCTGATAAAGAGATTTCTCGCGTTCAAGACTAACATCATTGCACATTCCTACTGTGAGCACATGGCAGTGGTGAAGCTCGCTGATGCTGACATTCGGGTGAACAGTATATGGGGACTGTTCGTAGCTTTCAGCATTGTTGGTAGTGATTTGATCTTCATCCTCTTATCATATATCATGATTTTCAATGTCATCTTCCATCTTCCATCTACAGACGCTCGCCTGAAAGTATTTAACACATGTATCCCTCATATCTGTGTGTTCCTCAGCCTTTATAGCATGGGCATATTCTCTTTCTTATCCCACCGAAGTGGCAGGAAGATCCCTCCATATATCCACATTATCTTCTCTGACTTTTACCTCTTGGTTCCACCTATGCTCAACCCACTTGTCTATGGGATAAAGACAAACCTGATCCGAGAGGAGATCCGGAGAATCCTATGGAAGCATTAA